A single genomic interval of Rosistilla ulvae harbors:
- a CDS encoding replicative DNA helicase, translating to MKQSIERIEEAEIGLCAACMDGGSQAIEKAQQIVSEGDFLTERGWGELYSLLCRLNDAETSVSDHARVISKAKACGVYDAIGGTAGFERLSAGGTAENLEGYARDVRDAAIDRQLRASLTTRLRELDDIAATDVRAALESDLVAIDSRLSSSVTRRTIGDAYGDVIESIRNATSNDKPKILTGFDGLDRKQGGLRRGALHVIAARPSDGKTSLGLNMAENMAELNYQVLFASMEMAVSEIAERSLAARADVNSKILSNRKMRDSEREKVEKAVQGFEPLPLTIQDASGMTVNQLRGIAKVQRNETGLDVMFVDYLSCIGRERGNNETDYLHYTHCVRQLRLLARELNIALVLLCQLNRQAEQGKRSERPKLSHLKETGAIEQDAHSVTFIHREYPDDPECELYFAKWRDGERGWALPMFFNSKFTKFTEQGVSDITATATTPSKYSRQSKLACPSTD from the coding sequence GTGAAACAGTCGATAGAACGGATCGAAGAAGCCGAAATTGGCCTATGTGCGGCATGTATGGATGGCGGCAGCCAAGCGATTGAGAAAGCTCAACAGATCGTCAGTGAAGGAGACTTCCTAACCGAACGTGGCTGGGGAGAGCTGTACTCTCTCCTATGCCGCCTGAACGACGCCGAGACAAGCGTCAGTGACCATGCCCGTGTTATTTCCAAGGCCAAAGCTTGCGGCGTTTACGACGCGATTGGTGGGACGGCTGGCTTTGAACGTTTATCAGCTGGCGGGACGGCCGAAAACCTGGAAGGCTACGCCCGCGACGTACGCGATGCAGCAATCGATCGTCAGCTGAGGGCATCACTTACAACACGTCTACGGGAACTGGACGACATCGCCGCAACGGATGTTCGAGCCGCACTCGAATCTGATTTGGTGGCGATCGACTCACGTCTTTCGTCGAGCGTCACCAGAAGAACGATCGGTGACGCCTATGGTGACGTGATTGAATCGATCCGAAATGCCACTTCCAACGACAAGCCAAAGATCCTGACCGGTTTCGATGGTCTCGACCGCAAGCAAGGCGGGCTGCGGCGTGGTGCCCTGCATGTTATCGCAGCAAGGCCATCGGATGGCAAAACCAGCTTAGGGTTGAACATGGCCGAGAACATGGCGGAACTGAACTACCAAGTTCTGTTCGCGTCGATGGAAATGGCAGTGTCTGAGATCGCGGAACGCTCCTTGGCCGCAAGAGCTGACGTCAATAGTAAGATTCTATCGAATCGAAAGATGCGAGACTCGGAACGGGAAAAGGTGGAGAAAGCTGTGCAAGGATTTGAGCCGTTGCCGTTGACGATTCAAGACGCTTCCGGCATGACCGTCAATCAATTGCGCGGCATCGCGAAAGTGCAACGCAACGAAACAGGACTGGACGTAATGTTTGTTGATTATCTGTCTTGTATCGGACGGGAACGGGGCAACAACGAAACGGACTACCTGCACTACACCCATTGCGTTCGGCAATTGCGATTGTTGGCACGAGAGCTGAACATTGCGTTGGTTCTGCTTTGCCAATTAAACCGACAAGCCGAGCAAGGAAAGCGATCAGAACGCCCTAAGCTGTCCCACCTGAAAGAAACCGGAGCAATCGAGCAAGATGCCCACAGTGTTACATTCATCCACCGTGAGTACCCCGACGACCCCGAGTGTGAGCTGTACTTTGCCAAATGGCGAGACGGTGAACGTGGATGGGCGTTGCCGATGTTTTTCAATTCGAAATTTACGAAGTTTACCGAGCAAGGCGTTTCAGACATCACAGCAACAGCAACAACTCCTTCGAAATATTCAAGGCAGTCGAAGCTGGCGTGTCCAAGCACAGACTGA
- a CDS encoding helix-turn-helix domain-containing protein — MSNRYALVPERVLIARTEGQITFRDVTVFAAIAMHADRNGTAFPGTKAIHELTGIHGDNVRKSIASLKAAELVEHIGGGFVGQNAIYRVATKASQNEPPIDPKGGSKNRQRRVQKKEKAGQNDPTQQQTTTKEQHMTSDFLAKYSNHPDKTLNNAERFGRSVEFQIWFELYPRDDKPNDAASAFPKAVKALAERFGNRDEALKYLLDRTLTFAPLGREKGRYCPYPANWLKSGGYDAVLEDGSNHSESPCKLPAEIEEVLL; from the coding sequence ATGAGCAACCGTTATGCACTCGTTCCTGAGCGTGTGCTAATTGCCCGAACTGAGGGCCAAATCACATTCAGAGATGTCACGGTCTTTGCCGCGATTGCAATGCACGCCGACCGAAACGGCACAGCGTTTCCCGGCACGAAGGCGATTCACGAACTTACTGGAATTCACGGCGATAACGTCCGCAAGTCGATTGCTTCCTTGAAAGCAGCTGAACTCGTTGAACATATTGGCGGTGGCTTCGTGGGGCAGAACGCAATCTATCGAGTTGCCACAAAGGCGAGCCAAAACGAACCACCAATAGATCCGAAAGGCGGGTCGAAAAATCGCCAAAGGCGGGTCCAAAAGAAGGAGAAGGCAGGTCAAAACGACCCTACCCAACAACAGACAACAACAAAGGAACAACACATGACGAGTGATTTTCTTGCGAAGTATTCCAACCATCCGGACAAGACTCTCAACAACGCAGAGCGCTTCGGCCGGTCCGTTGAATTTCAAATATGGTTCGAGCTTTACCCTCGGGACGATAAGCCCAACGATGCTGCATCAGCGTTCCCAAAAGCGGTTAAGGCACTTGCTGAGCGATTTGGAAATCGAGACGAAGCGTTGAAGTACTTGCTTGATCGGACGCTGACGTTTGCGCCGCTGGGGCGTGAGAAGGGGCGGTACTGTCCTTATCCGGCCAACTGGCTAAAGAGTGGCGGTTACGACGCTGTACTTGAAGATGGTTCGAATCACAGCGAAAGTCCATGCAAACTCCCTGCTGAAATCGAAGAGGTGCTGCTGTGA
- a CDS encoding type I restriction-modification system subunit M, whose product MSQQNLSSFIWSVADLLRGDYKQSEYGRVILPFTVLRRLDCVLEPTKAATLKEKEKREAAGLNPEPFLLKKSGQHFYNTSPLDMKTLMGDQDNIAENMFSYIEAFSPAVRDIFECFDFHTQVQRLDKANLLYLVAEKFTQIDLHPEIVTNEQMGHVFEELIRKFAELSNETAGEHFTPREVIRLMVNLLFIEDDDALTKPGIVRSLYDPTAGTGGMLSVAEDHLSGQNPDARLVMYGQELNGESYAICKADMLIKGQDISNIIHGNTLSEDGLPAKQFDYMLSNPPFGVEWKKIQKEIKKEHDQEGYNGRFGPGLPRVSDGSLLFLMHLISKMRPTQDGGSRFGIVLNGSPLFTGNAGSGESEIRRYVLENDLLEAMIGLPTDMFYNTGISTYVWIVTNRKPKHRKGKVQLIDASNMWQKMRKSLGSKRKELSREHIDKITRLFGDAKEVYVDPETGKQLSSRAAQAAGSVATPISRIFKNTDFGYQTITVERPERDDKGEIVKETRGKRKGQPKPDSKLRDSEEVPLSEDVEAYFQREVVPHVPDAWIDHDKTKIGYEIPFNRHFYVFKPPRELDAIDAELKGVTDRIVQMIGELSQ is encoded by the coding sequence ATGAGCCAACAGAATCTTTCGTCCTTCATTTGGTCCGTCGCAGACCTGCTGCGCGGCGATTACAAGCAATCGGAATACGGACGTGTGATTCTCCCCTTCACGGTGCTGCGTCGCTTGGACTGCGTGCTGGAGCCGACCAAGGCCGCGACGCTGAAGGAGAAGGAAAAGCGTGAAGCCGCCGGTCTGAATCCCGAACCCTTCCTGCTGAAGAAGTCGGGGCAGCACTTCTACAACACGTCCCCCTTGGACATGAAGACGCTGATGGGCGATCAGGACAACATCGCCGAGAACATGTTTTCGTACATCGAGGCCTTCTCCCCCGCCGTCCGCGACATCTTTGAATGCTTCGATTTCCATACCCAAGTTCAACGGCTCGATAAAGCGAATCTGTTGTATCTGGTCGCCGAGAAGTTTACCCAGATCGACCTGCATCCCGAGATCGTCACCAACGAACAGATGGGGCACGTCTTCGAGGAACTGATCCGCAAGTTCGCCGAGCTTTCCAACGAAACCGCCGGGGAACACTTTACGCCCCGCGAAGTCATCCGACTGATGGTCAATCTGCTGTTCATCGAAGACGACGACGCGCTAACCAAACCGGGCATCGTCCGTTCGCTGTACGATCCGACAGCCGGGACCGGCGGGATGCTATCGGTTGCCGAGGATCATCTGAGCGGTCAGAACCCCGATGCTCGGCTGGTCATGTATGGGCAGGAACTGAATGGCGAATCGTATGCGATCTGCAAAGCCGACATGCTGATCAAGGGACAGGACATCAGCAACATCATCCACGGCAACACGTTGTCCGAGGATGGACTGCCCGCGAAGCAGTTCGATTACATGCTCTCCAATCCGCCCTTTGGCGTCGAATGGAAGAAGATTCAGAAGGAGATCAAAAAGGAGCACGATCAGGAGGGATACAACGGTCGCTTCGGTCCCGGCCTGCCACGCGTCAGCGATGGCTCGCTGCTGTTTCTGATGCACCTGATCTCCAAGATGCGGCCGACCCAAGATGGCGGCAGCCGGTTTGGCATCGTCCTGAACGGCTCGCCCCTGTTCACCGGCAACGCGGGGAGCGGCGAGAGCGAGATCCGTCGTTACGTGCTGGAGAACGATCTGTTGGAAGCGATGATCGGCTTGCCGACCGACATGTTTTATAACACCGGCATCAGCACCTACGTCTGGATCGTGACCAATCGCAAGCCGAAGCATCGCAAGGGCAAAGTGCAATTGATCGATGCCAGCAACATGTGGCAGAAGATGCGAAAGAGTTTGGGGAGCAAACGCAAAGAGCTTTCCCGGGAACACATCGACAAGATCACGCGTCTGTTCGGCGATGCCAAAGAAGTTTATGTCGACCCCGAAACGGGCAAGCAGCTTTCAAGCCGAGCGGCGCAAGCCGCCGGATCTGTCGCCACGCCCATCAGCCGGATCTTCAAGAACACCGACTTCGGCTACCAGACGATCACCGTCGAGCGACCGGAGCGGGACGACAAAGGGGAGATCGTCAAAGAAACTCGCGGCAAACGCAAAGGCCAGCCCAAGCCCGACAGCAAGCTGCGCGACAGCGAAGAGGTACCGCTATCCGAAGATGTCGAAGCCTATTTTCAGCGAGAAGTTGTGCCGCACGTCCCCGACGCCTGGATCGACCACGACAAAACGAAGATCGGCTACGAGATCCCCTTCAACCGTCACTTCTACGTCTTCAAACCGCCTCGCGAGCTGGATGCGATCGACGCGGAATTGAAAGGGGTTACCGATCGAATTGTGCAGATGATTGGGGAGCTGTCGCAATGA
- a CDS encoding type I restriction enzyme endonuclease domain-containing protein yields the protein MKRRLESAVTDNIRRHVLRILKQHGYPPDLDSEATKLVLEQAGALWAGWPR from the coding sequence ATGAAGCGTCGGTTGGAATCAGCCGTCACAGATAACATCCGCCGCCATGTCCTTAGGATTCTCAAGCAGCACGGGTATCCGCCCGACTTGGACAGCGAAGCAACGAAGTTGGTTTTGGAACAAGCGGGCGCACTCTGGGCTGGATGGCCCCGCTGA
- a CDS encoding restriction endonuclease subunit S: MSFPAYDDYKDSGVAWLGEIPERWDIRRLKFVSDIQTGDKDTVDAEESGIFPFFVRSQTVERISTKTFDCEAILTAGDGVGVGKVFHYHHGPFDFHQRVYMMNNFRDVDGRFLFHYLKSNFYKVALEGGAKSTVDSIRRPMLTDFPVSFPPCKREQKAISAFLDVETAKIDGLVSEQRRLIELLKEKRQAVISHAVTKGLNPNVPMKPSGIPWLGDVPEHWSVKRLKHVSPFISVGIVVNPTNYVSEDPNDLPFIYGGDIREGVIDWANSRRIHRDSSATQEKTQLETNDLLVVRVGAPGVTAVVPEECEGGNCASVMLMRKGDFNSHWLCYVMNTRVIRFQVEIVEYGAAQKQFNIAHAVNFWVPVPDRAEQDNLVAELDKQIGEFDQLQSEAERAIELLQERRTALISAAVTGKIDVREFATRELACEH; the protein is encoded by the coding sequence ATGAGTTTCCCGGCTTACGACGACTACAAAGACAGCGGCGTCGCATGGCTGGGCGAGATTCCCGAGCGTTGGGATATTCGCCGCTTGAAGTTCGTGTCCGATATTCAAACGGGGGACAAGGACACTGTTGATGCGGAAGAAAGCGGTATCTTTCCGTTCTTTGTTCGTTCCCAAACCGTCGAGCGTATCAGTACGAAAACCTTTGACTGCGAAGCGATCCTCACCGCAGGTGACGGCGTCGGTGTCGGCAAGGTCTTTCATTACCACCATGGACCATTCGACTTTCATCAGCGTGTTTACATGATGAACAACTTTCGCGATGTCGATGGCCGATTTCTTTTTCATTACCTGAAGTCGAACTTTTACAAAGTCGCCTTGGAAGGCGGAGCCAAATCGACCGTAGATTCGATTCGGCGGCCTATGCTTACTGACTTTCCTGTGTCATTCCCACCCTGCAAACGCGAGCAAAAGGCGATCTCGGCGTTCCTCGATGTCGAGACGGCGAAGATCGACGGTTTGGTGTCGGAGCAGCGTCGCTTGATCGAGTTGCTGAAGGAAAAGCGTCAGGCGGTGATCAGTCACGCGGTTACCAAAGGACTCAACCCAAACGTCCCCATGAAACCCTCCGGCATCCCATGGCTCGGCGATGTCCCGGAGCATTGGAGCGTGAAGCGACTGAAACACGTTTCGCCGTTCATCTCCGTGGGAATCGTTGTAAACCCGACCAACTACGTCAGCGAAGACCCGAATGACTTGCCGTTCATCTACGGGGGCGATATTCGAGAGGGAGTCATCGACTGGGCCAACTCACGTCGAATCCATCGTGATTCAAGTGCTACACAAGAGAAGACTCAACTGGAGACTAACGACTTGCTTGTCGTTCGCGTTGGAGCACCGGGAGTAACGGCAGTGGTGCCCGAAGAGTGCGAGGGGGGGAATTGTGCATCGGTAATGCTTATGCGAAAAGGCGACTTCAATTCGCATTGGCTTTGTTACGTCATGAACACCCGTGTTATTCGATTTCAAGTTGAGATCGTCGAATATGGTGCGGCCCAGAAGCAGTTTAACATTGCCCACGCCGTTAATTTTTGGGTGCCTGTTCCTGATCGAGCGGAACAAGACAACTTGGTTGCCGAGTTGGACAAACAGATTGGAGAGTTCGACCAGCTTCAATCGGAAGCCGAAAGAGCCATCGAGCTTCTTCAAGAGCGCCGCACCGCCCTGATCTCCGCAGCCGTCACCGGCAAGATCGATGTGCGCGAGTTCGCAACGCGGGAGCTAGCCTGTGAGCACTGA
- a CDS encoding type I restriction endonuclease subunit R, translated as MAKATMGIHNEDKFEDEICGQLAANGWLHCPTDATDYDAKLALFPADVLAWVQETQPEAWDSLTKNHGPAAAAILLNRLRDSMNQSGTLHVLRQGFDVLGLRKPIKMAQFKPALAMNPDIMQRYAANRLRVIRQVRYSQHNKNSIDLVLFLNGIPIATVELKTDFTQSIGDAIDQYRFDRVPNPKGQAAEPLLTFPSGALVHFAVSSSEVWMTTKLEGKPTNFLPFNQGSNGPGKEGAKGNPTNPSGHKTAYLWEQVWQRDSLLDIVGRYMIAQRDDKKNIKTIIFPRFHQLDVTRRLLSTVLDEGPGSKYLIQHSAGSGKTNSIAWSAHFLSDLHDANNKKVFDSVLVVSDRNVIDGQLQEAIFSFERTSGVVATIKGNQGSKSAELAEALSGDKKVVVCTIQTFPFALAAVRELMATEGKTFAVIADEAHSSQTGQAASKLKQVLSAEELKDLEDGGEISTEDLLTSQMAANANDAGITYVAFTATPKPKTLETFGRVPDPTQPKGKDNLPEPFHVYSMQQAIEEGFILDVLQNYISYKLAFKLANGGKEWNDKEVQRDEAMKGIMRWVRLHPYNISQKVQIVVEHFRETVAPLLAGKAKAMVVVGSRLEAVRWQLALDKYLKQKAYPIQSLVAFSGEVSDKESGPEPFKETSTEMNPDLKGRDIREAFKGDAYQILLVANKFQTGFDQPLLCGMYVDKRLDGIQAVQTLSRLNRCYSDTLSKKETTYVLDFVNDPDEILKAFKTYFTRATLEDVTDPNIILNLRTKLDGYQHYDEPEIERVVAIQLDPNAKQKQLDAAIAPVADRLLRQYAAAKLAILEAEEQKDEPAAKAAKDKLNALLMFRTDVTTYQSAYTFLSQIFDYGNTDFEKRFIFFKYLIRLLKFGRERDGVDLSEVVLTHHTLRDKGKQAMKLADQAYPELKPMSEAGSGMVREKEKAYLAEIIQKVNDLFKGDLTDNDKLVYVNNVILGKLLESEILIKQASSNTKEQFANSPDLKTELIEAIINAFDAHTEMSTQALNNPETQRGLTDILLGPARLYEALRSLQSAG; from the coding sequence ATGGCCAAGGCAACGATGGGCATCCACAACGAAGACAAATTTGAAGACGAAATCTGCGGTCAGCTAGCTGCCAACGGGTGGCTGCATTGCCCCACCGACGCTACCGACTACGACGCCAAGCTAGCCCTGTTTCCCGCCGACGTGCTGGCGTGGGTGCAGGAGACGCAGCCCGAGGCCTGGGATTCGCTGACCAAGAACCACGGCCCTGCGGCTGCAGCGATTCTGCTGAATCGGTTGCGAGATTCGATGAACCAAAGCGGCACGCTGCATGTGCTGCGGCAGGGCTTCGATGTGTTGGGGCTTCGCAAGCCGATCAAGATGGCTCAGTTTAAGCCTGCCCTGGCAATGAATCCCGACATCATGCAGCGGTACGCAGCCAACCGCTTGCGCGTGATTCGCCAGGTGCGTTATTCGCAGCACAACAAAAACAGCATCGATCTGGTTCTGTTCCTCAACGGCATCCCGATCGCAACTGTCGAATTAAAGACCGACTTTACGCAAAGCATTGGCGATGCGATCGATCAGTACCGGTTCGATCGCGTCCCGAACCCGAAAGGACAGGCTGCCGAACCGTTGCTGACTTTCCCCAGCGGTGCGTTGGTCCATTTTGCTGTCAGCAGCAGCGAGGTTTGGATGACGACAAAGCTGGAAGGCAAGCCGACGAACTTCTTGCCTTTCAATCAGGGGAGCAATGGTCCAGGCAAGGAGGGGGCCAAGGGGAACCCCACAAATCCCAGCGGACACAAGACCGCCTATCTTTGGGAGCAGGTTTGGCAGCGGGACAGCTTGCTGGACATCGTGGGCCGCTACATGATCGCCCAACGCGACGACAAGAAGAACATCAAGACGATCATCTTCCCTCGCTTCCATCAGTTGGACGTCACCCGCCGCCTGTTGTCGACGGTGTTGGACGAGGGGCCCGGCAGCAAGTATCTGATCCAACACTCCGCAGGCAGTGGCAAGACAAATTCGATCGCTTGGTCAGCCCACTTCCTGAGCGATCTGCACGATGCCAACAACAAGAAGGTCTTTGATTCGGTGTTGGTCGTGTCGGATCGCAACGTGATCGATGGGCAGCTGCAGGAGGCGATCTTCAGTTTTGAACGGACAAGCGGCGTGGTTGCCACGATCAAAGGCAACCAAGGGAGCAAGAGTGCTGAATTGGCCGAAGCGCTCTCGGGAGACAAGAAGGTTGTCGTCTGCACGATCCAGACGTTCCCCTTTGCATTGGCGGCGGTCCGCGAGCTGATGGCAACCGAAGGGAAGACGTTTGCGGTGATCGCCGACGAGGCCCATTCATCGCAGACCGGCCAGGCGGCATCGAAGCTGAAGCAGGTGTTGTCAGCGGAAGAGCTGAAGGATCTCGAAGACGGTGGGGAGATCAGCACCGAGGATCTATTGACGTCGCAGATGGCGGCCAATGCCAACGATGCCGGAATCACCTACGTCGCCTTCACGGCAACTCCCAAACCGAAGACGCTGGAAACCTTTGGTCGTGTTCCCGATCCGACACAGCCCAAAGGGAAAGACAATCTGCCCGAACCGTTCCACGTCTATTCGATGCAGCAAGCGATCGAAGAGGGCTTCATTCTGGACGTGCTGCAAAATTACATCTCGTACAAGCTCGCGTTCAAGCTGGCCAATGGCGGCAAGGAATGGAACGACAAAGAGGTGCAACGCGACGAAGCGATGAAGGGGATCATGCGGTGGGTGCGGTTACATCCGTACAACATCTCGCAGAAGGTCCAGATCGTCGTCGAACACTTCCGGGAAACCGTCGCTCCGTTGTTGGCGGGCAAAGCCAAAGCGATGGTCGTGGTGGGCAGCCGATTGGAGGCAGTTCGCTGGCAATTGGCCCTGGATAAGTACCTGAAACAGAAAGCGTATCCGATCCAATCGCTGGTCGCCTTCTCGGGCGAAGTCTCCGACAAGGAGTCGGGCCCCGAGCCGTTCAAGGAAACCAGCACGGAAATGAACCCCGATCTCAAGGGCCGCGATATCCGCGAGGCCTTTAAGGGGGACGCCTACCAGATCCTGCTGGTTGCGAACAAGTTTCAGACCGGATTCGATCAGCCGTTGCTGTGCGGCATGTACGTCGACAAACGCCTCGATGGGATTCAGGCGGTGCAAACCTTGTCGCGACTGAATCGCTGTTATTCGGACACGCTGTCAAAAAAGGAGACGACCTACGTCCTGGATTTCGTAAACGATCCCGATGAGATCCTCAAAGCGTTCAAGACCTACTTCACCCGCGCGACGCTGGAGGATGTGACCGATCCAAACATCATCCTGAATCTGCGGACGAAATTGGACGGCTACCAACATTACGATGAACCCGAAATCGAGCGAGTCGTCGCGATCCAACTCGATCCCAACGCCAAGCAAAAGCAACTCGATGCCGCTATCGCTCCCGTGGCGGATCGGTTGTTGCGGCAATACGCTGCTGCCAAGTTGGCCATCCTGGAAGCTGAGGAACAGAAGGACGAACCCGCAGCCAAAGCGGCTAAAGACAAGTTAAACGCGTTGCTGATGTTCCGAACCGACGTCACGACCTATCAGAGCGCGTACACCTTCCTGTCGCAGATCTTCGATTACGGCAACACCGACTTTGAGAAACGATTCATCTTTTTTAAGTACCTGATTCGGCTGCTGAAATTCGGACGTGAGCGCGACGGGGTGGACCTGTCCGAAGTGGTACTGACGCATCACACACTACGCGACAAAGGGAAGCAGGCGATGAAACTGGCCGACCAAGCCTATCCCGAACTCAAGCCGATGAGCGAAGCGGGCAGCGGGATGGTTCGCGAAAAGGAGAAGGCGTACCTAGCGGAGATCATTCAGAAGGTGAACGACCTGTTCAAAGGCGACCTGACCGACAACGACAAACTGGTCTACGTGAACAACGTGATCCTAGGGAAATTACTGGAATCGGAAATCCTGATCAAACAAGCCTCCAGCAACACAAAAGAACAATTCGCCAACTCTCCGGATCTGAAAACCGAACTGATCGAAGCCATCATCAACGCCTTCGACGCCCACACGGAGATGAGCACCCAAGCTCTCAACAACCCCGAGACCCAGCGCGGCCTAACCGATATCTTGCTCGGCCCGGCGAGACTGTATGAGGCGCTTCGGTCACTTCAATCGGCTGGGTAA
- a CDS encoding helix-turn-helix domain-containing protein: MPLNFDKWADDLCNRLRAEITADVVKAITSLVHAASQQPSLVDRHRQAELLGISVPKLDSLVRDGVIPSKLIGKRRLFEPAAVIAALPAGNHDAESTNHDS, translated from the coding sequence ATGCCTCTTAATTTCGATAAATGGGCGGATGACTTGTGCAACCGACTTCGCGCCGAAATCACAGCGGATGTGGTCAAGGCGATCACGTCCCTCGTCCACGCTGCGAGCCAACAGCCAAGCCTTGTCGACCGACACCGTCAGGCGGAACTGCTGGGGATCAGCGTTCCCAAATTGGACTCGTTGGTTCGCGATGGCGTGATCCCTAGCAAGTTGATCGGTAAGCGTCGGCTGTTTGAACCAGCTGCTGTGATCGCGGCGTTACCAGCCGGAAACCACGACGCCGAGAGTACCAATCATGACAGTTGA
- a CDS encoding ATP-binding protein: MSTDKTADYLRGLVTELRKLPAETSWVEFKENLAKPEDIGQYVSALSNAAAMEGKANAYLVWGVQDDTHDVVGTSFQPTRAKKGNEDLENWLVRLLSPRLHFRWYEFDYDGHSLVLMEVPRATAKPTQFEGVEYIRVGSYRKKLKDHPQHERDLWRVFDTTPFEAMLAMEHVDAATVLSLLDYPAYFKLLNQPLPDNRDGILSALASEDLICGDDSGSWNITNLGVMLFANSLERFKPLNRKSVRVVVYDGRGKINTIKEQEGQRGYANGFEGLIGFINALLPRNEVIGPALRKEVPMYPELAVRELVANALIHQDFSISGAGPMIEIFDDRMEITNPGLPLVKTERFLDSPPRSRNESLASFMRRIGVCEERGSGVDKVVFQTEFYQLPAPSFESPEDSTRAVLFAHKALNDMDRTERVRACFLHAALRYVERDPMTNSSLRNRFGIEKKNSATASRIIKEALEDGKIKPYNPEQSKKYAKYVPFWA, encoded by the coding sequence GTGAGCACTGACAAAACTGCCGACTACCTGAGAGGACTGGTCACCGAATTGCGAAAGCTTCCCGCAGAAACCTCGTGGGTTGAATTTAAAGAGAACCTCGCCAAGCCAGAGGATATTGGCCAATACGTTTCTGCGTTGAGCAATGCCGCTGCCATGGAAGGGAAAGCAAACGCCTACCTGGTCTGGGGCGTTCAAGATGATACGCACGACGTTGTCGGGACATCGTTCCAACCGACGCGTGCCAAAAAAGGCAACGAGGATCTTGAAAACTGGCTCGTCCGATTGTTGAGTCCACGCTTGCATTTTCGCTGGTATGAATTCGATTACGACGGCCATTCGTTGGTTCTGATGGAGGTCCCCAGAGCAACTGCGAAGCCGACTCAGTTCGAAGGTGTCGAGTACATCCGTGTTGGGTCCTACCGCAAGAAGCTGAAAGACCATCCGCAACATGAACGCGATCTTTGGCGGGTATTCGATACAACGCCCTTCGAGGCGATGCTTGCGATGGAACACGTCGACGCCGCTACGGTCTTGTCGTTGCTCGACTACCCCGCTTATTTCAAGTTGCTCAATCAACCGCTCCCCGATAATCGCGACGGAATCTTGAGCGCATTGGCGAGCGAAGACCTTATTTGCGGCGATGATTCGGGCAGCTGGAATATTACGAACCTTGGGGTGATGCTGTTTGCGAACTCTCTGGAACGGTTCAAGCCGCTCAATCGCAAATCGGTGCGGGTCGTCGTTTACGACGGACGGGGGAAGATCAATACCATCAAGGAACAGGAAGGCCAGCGCGGCTACGCCAACGGCTTCGAAGGCTTGATCGGCTTCATCAATGCGCTTCTGCCTCGCAATGAAGTGATCGGCCCGGCGCTCAGGAAAGAAGTGCCGATGTACCCCGAGTTAGCAGTTCGCGAATTGGTCGCCAACGCGTTGATCCATCAAGACTTCTCGATTTCGGGCGCAGGTCCGATGATCGAGATCTTTGACGACCGGATGGAGATCACCAATCCGGGATTGCCGCTGGTTAAGACAGAACGCTTTCTCGATTCGCCGCCACGCTCGCGCAATGAATCACTGGCATCATTCATGCGGCGAATCGGCGTTTGTGAAGAGCGTGGCAGCGGCGTGGACAAGGTCGTCTTTCAAACCGAGTTCTATCAACTTCCCGCCCCAAGCTTTGAATCCCCCGAAGATTCGACACGAGCGGTCCTGTTCGCTCACAAGGCACTGAATGATATGGATCGAACCGAGCGAGTCCGAGCGTGTTTCCTGCACGCGGCGCTCCGATACGTGGAACGCGACCCGATGACCAATTCCAGTCTTAGAAATCGTTTTGGAATCGAGAAGAAGAACAGCGCAACAGCTTCGCGAATCATCAAGGAAGCGCTCGAAGATGGAAAGATCAAGCCCTACAACCCCGAGCAAAGCAAGAAGTATGCAAAGTATGTGCCATTCTGGGCGTAG